The nucleotide sequence GACCAGCACGAACTTCGCGCGACCGGTGTTCTCCCTGGCAACGGCGCGGGTGCGCCGCTGCTCCTGGGCACGCCGGTTCTCGCCGGGCCCGCGCTGTGCCGGGATCCGGGGCGGCGCCGCCGACCGGCGGGTCTGCGGGCGCGGCCGGCTGCCGGGTGTCCCCGGGCGTTCGATGACGGGTGTGCTCATCGGTTCCTGCCTCTCCGCCGTGCGTTGCCGCTGGTGGTGCCGGTCCTGCCGGTGGTCATGAGGCCACCCGTTCCGCCGCCCGCAGCCGCACCGGGGCGGCCCTCGGGTTGCGCTCGGTCTCGGCGTCGGTCGCCGTCTCGGAGCCGCGGGTCAGCAGCCGGAACTCCGGCTCGTGCCCCGGCAGCTCGACCGGCAGGTCGAGCGGGGTGCGCGATCGGGTGCGCTCGGCGAGTGCCCGCTTGGTCATCCGGTCCTCCAGCGAGTGGTAGGACAGGACGACGATCCGGCCACCCGGCGCGAGCGCGTCGAGGGCCGCCGGGAGCGCGTCGCGCAGTGCCTCCAGTTCGGCGTTGACCTCGATCCGCAACGCCTGGAAGGTTCGCTTCGCCGGGTGCCCGCCGGTCCTGCGGGACGCGGCCGGGACGACCCCGTAGAGCAGTTCGACGAGCTGTGCGCTGCGGGTGAACGGCGTGCTCGCGCGGTTGCGGACGATCGCGTTCGCGATCGGCCCGGCGAACCGCTCCTCGCCGTACTCGCGCAGGATCCGGCGCAGCTCGGGCGCGGAGTAGGAATTGAGGATGTCGGCGGCGGTCGGCCCGGTCGTCGGATCCATCCGCATGTCGAGATCGGCGT is from Pseudonocardia autotrophica and encodes:
- the rsmH gene encoding 16S rRNA (cytosine(1402)-N(4))-methyltransferase RsmH — its product is MAAGDRHVPVLLDRVSELLGPALDAPGAVHVDATLGMGGHAAALLAAYPQLTLVGLDRDPQALEIAGRRLTAYSDRFHPVHAVYDRIGDVLADLGTDGVVGDGGVQGILFDLGVSSLQLDETARGFSYSRDADLDMRMDPTTGPTAADILNSYSAPELRRILREYGEERFAGPIANAIVRNRASTPFTRSAQLVELLYGVVPAASRRTGGHPAKRTFQALRIEVNAELEALRDALPAALDALAPGGRIVVLSYHSLEDRMTKRALAERTRSRTPLDLPVELPGHEPEFRLLTRGSETATDAETERNPRAAPVRLRAAERVAS